Proteins encoded within one genomic window of Setaria italica strain Yugu1 chromosome IV, Setaria_italica_v2.0, whole genome shotgun sequence:
- the LOC101759478 gene encoding nischarin-like yields the protein MRLDKGFIDLGMLTRVLDSHPPVPEDADRRLQNRLLAEEQKHRKDKETCRPPWPRSDPFVQSVVPQGPQAGEVIDLDVDEAQGTAATGTGTDVPAATTGTAAATEEGGPASATAAEEAEVPAEVPARGAPAGAEEPASAVAAEGEVVAGMLVPPPASEVVAPLGGPAAALTATGAQAPGPSLERGLLEHFNLERERTRELTMQVAAAQGVINDLQRREQAAQEDVQRSKAKLQAVVEKARLDRKELQAAAAEKKTVECIRHERQKAWQERDSEAARKSEAEKMAVELGTEVGQLRAQVQGP from the exons ATGCGCCTGGACAAGGGCTTTATCGATCTG ggcatgctgacccgggttCTAGACTcgcacccgccggtgccggaggacgccgatCGGCGGCTCCAAAACCGTCTCCTTGCTGAAGAGCAGAAGcaccgcaaggacaaggagacg TGCCGACCCCCGTGGCCTCGTTCCGACCCTTTCGTGCAGAGCGTCGTTCCCCAGGGCCCtcaagccggggaggtgatcgaccttgacGTCGACGAGGCACAGggaacggcggcgacgggaacAGGGACGGATGTCCCTGCAGCCacgacggggacggcggcagCGACAGAGGAGGGAGGGCCTGCCTCCGCgaccgcggcggaggaggcggaggtccCGGCGGAGGTGCCCGCTCGAGGGGCTCCGGCAGGGGCGGAGGAGCCTGCCTCAGCggttgcggcggagggcgaggtggTCGCGGGGATGCTTGTTCCGCCGCCTGCGTCGGAGGTGGTGGCACCATTGGGCGGGCCCGCGGCAGCCCTGACGGCGACAGGTGCGCAGGCGCCGGGACCGTCG ctggagcgggggctcttGGAGCACTTCAACTTAGAGAGGGAGCGGACCAGGGAGCTAACCATGCAGGTTgctgccgcccagggggtcatcaACGACCTGCAAAGGCGCGAGCAAGCGGCACAGGAGGACGTGCAGCGGTCAAAGGCCAAACTCCAAGCCGTCgtcgagaaggcccgcctcgaccgcAAGGAACtccaggctgctgctgccgagaag aagaccgtcgaATGCATCCGGCACGAGCGGCAAAAGGCCTGGCAGGAGCGGGATTCCGAGGCGGCCCGGAAGAGCGAGGCTGAGAAGATGGCGGTCGAGCTTGGCACGGAGGTCGGTCAGCTCCGGGCACAAGTGCAGGGGCCCTAG